One genomic window of Erinaceus europaeus chromosome 19, mEriEur2.1, whole genome shotgun sequence includes the following:
- the C19H1orf116 gene encoding specifically androgen-regulated gene protein has product MPEREPWPVGPGPGTDTQLSSHASMTSTTSTRSGPTDSSYDFLSADEKACLLFLEETIGSLDKEADCGLSADESEPAGTPRGPPTLPPGPPAPQAPPEEPRNVTWPQSQGFWSGSHSLPRNIHIGRSQHLRRSSTQKAGHTPEGPERPVPAPEKGQGGQSGHSSRAPAAPPLAVPADPALIPPPEAFRDTQPELWGGPGEQRLTTLRPLATLATSPPCNPALAPPERRGPSAETMSQKASGDGHPMPPATPAQELAGKDHALGADARLTTLGTPKPRKLPPNIVLKSSRASFHGEPQSWLSRPAERAPADGAPVSSALKEQRRARREALQKLGLPQDLEEPSAQPPMPNSSMRPREPRGPAQASATSRPVTGQPGFSAAGEGHPAGKATVQGPAPGRLSSAAQGPSPARTPSPAQGPSPARASSPAQGPVPGKASSPAQRPSPSRALSPAQGPVPGKASSPAQGPVPGKASSPSQRPVPGKVSSPAQGPTSGKGPEVRSLPVPIPKAPRVDGVGTLAKLDPGLTLQASDTPGLRQMSFKSNTLERSGVGLSSYLSAKQEPGPQTSSSLGKGSVLGPLSPIVPRSSRPRPASLGTGKDFEGIPVGRLADLEQEQSSLHRPYAGQSRAQLPRAPCVSVRISPKGIHEEHRREALRKLGLLKD; this is encoded by the exons ATGCCTGAGAGGGAGCCATGGCCAGTGGGGCCTGGCCCGGGCACCGACACCCAGCTCAGCAGCCACGCCAGCATGACCAGCACAACCTCCACCCGCTCTGGACCT acgGACAGCAGCTACGACTTCCTGTCCGCAGACGAGAAGGCCTGTCTGCTCTTCCTGGAGGAGACCATTGGCTCTCTCGACAAGGAGGCAGACTGCGGACTGTCTGCCGATGAGTCTGAGCCAGCCGGGACTCCCCGAGGCCCCCCAACTCTGCCCCCTGGCCCTCCTGCCCCCCAGG cacctccAGAGGAGCCCAGGAATGTGACTTGGCCCCAGAGCCAGGGCTTCTGGTCTGGCTCCCACAGCCTCCCCAGAAATATCCACATCGGCAGAAGCCAGCACCTCAGGAGAAGCAGCACCCAGAAAGCTGGCCACACCCCGGAGGGGCCAGAGCGACCTGTCCCGGCACCGGAGAAGGGGCAGGGTGGCCAGAGCGGGCATTCCAGCCGGGCTCCAGCTGCCCCCCCATTGGCTGTGCCTGCAGACCCGGCACTGATTCCTCCCCCAGAGGCCTTCAGGGACACCCAGCCAGAGCTGTGGGGGGGGCCGGGGGAGCAGCGCCTCACCACCCTGCGCCCCCTCGCCACCCTCGCTACCTCGCCCCCTTGCAACCCTGCACTCGCCCCCCCAGAAAGGAGGGGGCCTTCTGCAGAGACCATGTCCCAGAAGGCCAGTGGGGATGGCCACCCCATGCCTCCTGCCACACCTGCGCAGGAGCTGGCAGGTAAGGATCACGCCCTGGGTGCTGATGCCCGGCTGACCACCCTCGGCACCCCCAAGCCTCGCAAGCTGCCACCCAACATCGTCCTGAAGAGCAGCCGAGCCAGCTTCCATGGCGAGCCCCAGAGCTGGCTGTCACGTCCGGCTGAAAGGGCCCCCGCGGATGGGGCCCCCGTGTCCTCAGCCCTGAAGGAACAGAGGAGGGCCCGCAGGGAGGCTCTGCAGAAGCTGGGGCTGCCCCAGGACCTTGAGGAGCCCAGTGCCCAGCCACCCATGCCTAACAGTAGTATGAGGCCCAGGGAGCCCCGAGGTCCAGCTCAGGCTTCAGCCACTTCCAGGCCTGTGACTGGGCAGCCTGGGTTCTCTGCTGCTGGTGAGGGGCATCCAGCAGGGAAGGCTACTGTCCAGGGGCCTGCTCCAGGGAGGCTCTCCTCTGCTGCCCAGGGGCCCAGCCCAGCCAGGACTCCCTCTCCTGCCCAGGGGCCCAGCCCAGCCAGGGCCTCCTCTCCTGCCCAGGGGCCTGTTCCAGGCAAGGCCTCCTCTCCTGCCCAGAGGCCCAGCCCATCCAGGGCCCTCTCTCCTGCCCAGGGGCCTGTTCCAGGCAAGGCCTCCTCTCCTGCTCAGGGGCCTGTTCCAGGCAAGGCCTCCTCTCCTTCCCAGAGGCCTGTTCCAGGCAAGGTCTCCTCTCCTGCTCAGGGTCCCACTTCAGGAAAAGGCCCAGAAGTTAGGTCCCTGCCAGTCCCCATCCCAAAGGCCCCAAGGGTAGACGGTGTGGGCACTCTGGCCAAACTTGACCCAGGGCTGACTCTGCAGGCCAGCGACACTCCTGGCTTGAGACAGATGAGCTTCAAGTCCAACACGCTAGAGCGCTCTGGTGTGGGGCTGAGCAGCTACCTCTCAGCCAAGCAGGAGCCAGGGCCCCAGACCAGCAGCTCGCTCGGCAAAGGCTCCGTCCTGGGCCCGCTCTCACCCATTGTCCCGCGCAGCTCCCGGCCCCGCCCGGCCTCCCTGGGCACCGGCAAGGACTTTGAGGGCATCCCAGTAGGCAGGCTGGCTGACCTGGAGCAGGAGCAAAGCTCCTTACACCGGCCCTATGCAGGGCAGAGCCGTGCCCAGTTGCCCCGGGCGCCCTGTGTCAGTGTCCGCATCTCTCCCAAGGGCATCCATGAAGAGCACCGGCGGGAGGCACTGAGGAAGCTGGGGCTGCTCAAggattag
- the YOD1 gene encoding ubiquitin thioesterase OTU1, giving the protein MFGAAKGGHLGGGGRRAASGAGGMWRLRCKAKDGTHVLQGLSGGTRLRELQGQIAAVTGIAPAAQRILAGYPPESLDLSDGDTALAELPLQSGDMLIVEEEPARPAPPAPPAPPALRRTAVPADNSCLFTSVHYVVEGGVLEPACAPDMRRLIARIVAGDPERYSEAVLGRSNRDYCDWIRRDDTWGGAIEISILSKFYQCEICVVDTQTVRIDRFGEDAGYPRRVLLLYDGVHYDPLQRDPPDPDPDAPPLTIFPSSDDVVLVQALELAEAARSRRQFTDVNRLALRCMVCQKGLTGQAEAGEHARETGHANFGEV; this is encoded by the exons ATGTTTGGCGCGGCCAAGGGCGGCCACCtcgggggcggcgggcggcgggcggcgagCGGGGCGGGCGGCATGTGGCGGCTGCGGTGCAAGGCCAAGGACGGCACCCACGTCCTGCAGGGCCTGTCGGGCGGCACGCGGCTGCGGGAGCTGCAGGGCCAGATCGCCGCCGTCACCGGCATCGCCCCGGCCGCGCAGCGCATCCTCGCCGGCTACCCGCCCGAGAGCCTGGACCTGAGCGACGGCGACACCGCGCTGGCCGAGCTGCCGCTGCAGTCGG GCGACATGCTGATCGTGGAGGAGGAGCCGGCCCggcccgcgccccccgcgccccccgcgccgcCCGCGCTCCGCAGGACGGCCGTCCCGGCCGACAACTCGTGCCTGTTCACCAGCGTGCACTACGTGGTGGAGGGCGGCGTGCTGGAGCCGGCCTGCGCGCCCGACATGCGGCGCCTCATCGCGCGCATCGTGGCCGGCGACCCCGAGCGCTACAGCGAGGCCGTGCTGGGCAGGAGCAACCGCGACTACTGCGACTGGATCCGCAGGGACGACACGTGGGGCGGCGCCATCGAGATCTCCATCCTGTCCAAGTTCTACCAGTGCGAGATCTGCGTGGTGGACACGCAGACGGTGCGCATCGACCGCTTCGGCGAGGACGCGGGCTACCCGCGGCGCGTGCTGCTGCTCTACGACGGCGTCCACTACGACCCGCTGCAGCGCGACCCgcccgaccccgaccccgacgCGCCCCCGCTCACCATCTTCCCGTCCAGCGACGACGTGGTCCTGGTGCAGGCGCTGGAGCTGGCCGAGGCGGCCCGCAGCCGGAGGCAGTTCACCGACGTGAACCGCTTGGCGCTGCGCTGCATGGTGTGCCAGAAGGGGCTGACCGGGCAGGCGGAGGCCGGGGAGCACGCCCGGGAAACGGGACACGCCAACTTCGGGGAGGTGTGA